TGGTAGGTGACAACATTGTGTCCCTGCATGGGTGACACTGTgtccctggggggggggggggggggggttacaACATTATGTCCCTTTGTGGGTGAtgctgtgtccctgtggggtgACACTGTGTCccgaggggggggtggggtgttGATATTGTGTCCCTTTGTGGGTgacactgccctggggagggtGGTGCTGTCTCCCCAGCGGGGGTGACACTGTGTccccatgggggggggggtgatgcTGTGTCCTCATAGGGAGTGACATTGTGTCCCCAGTGGGGGGGAGGTGACGCTGTcccagtggaggtgacagctCTTTCTGCCCCTCTCCTGCAGCCGCACGGACCTTCCGCCAGCTGGAGCACTCCCCGGTGCGGAAGCTGATCGCAGCCCCGGGCCGGAAGGCACCGCCggagggctgagctgctcccagcagagctcccaATAAACGGCCCCGTGTGGGCGAACTGCGCATGCGCGCCGCCTCCGCCTGCTTCCCGCTTCCGCGTTTGAAAGCGTTGGGGGCGGTCAACCCGACGCTTCTCATTGGTCGCCCCGCGCGTCGCTCAAAGCGCCGCCTCCAATCCTGTCGTTCCCCGCTCTGCGTCAGCCAATAGCCGAGCGAGGAGAGCTGTGGTGGCGGTCCGCCCCTTTTACCTCAGCGGGGAGGTGGCCGTCATGGCGGCGGAGGAGGAAGCGGCTCCGCTGAGCGGTGTGGGCTGGGCGGCGGGGCCCGAGTCGGCTCCAGCGGGCTGGAGCGTGGTATGAGGGGAAGCTGCGGCCCGACGGGAGGCTGCAAGACGAGGATGAGGCTGCAGTTCGAGGGGAGGCTCCGGTGCGGCCCGGCCTCACCCTCTGCGCACCCCACAGATCACCACCAGCGTTGAGGGCAGCGCGGCCAACCTGGGCAAAGGCTTCGGACACAAGGGCGGGTACCTGTGTGTGAGCACCGCAGCTCCGGTACGGTGGAACTGGGGGAAATAGGGCGGTGGGGCGATCCCGGGGACCCTCCCGGGGTCTGAGCCCGATCCCGGGGCCCACCCTGAGCTCTGGGCCCACGCAGGGCTCGGCCGGGCCTGTGGTGACCGATGTCCAGGTGCTGAGCGATCGAAATCCGCAACCCGCGGGCTACAGCCGTGCCCCCGAGTTCCCAGAGCCTCGTAAGTGCCGTTGGGAAGGAGCTGCGGGGCTGGCAGAGCTCGGTCCCCGCTTCTGGCTCCTCCTTCACCCCCGCAGGTTCGGGTGTGTCCCGTAAGAAGCGGCTCTATGTGAGGCTGCAGCCCCGTGGGGCTGCTGAGACGGCCGTGTTTGACATCAAACTGAgtgggaagagcagagctgtgcctcaGTACATGAAGATCGGGTAAGGGAAGAAACTGACTTCTcccaaaacacaaaatgaatgCACAAATAATGGGCTACCTGCTGCCATTTGGCCCTATTTTCCGCTTCCTCCTGTTTTCCTGTTCCAAAATGTTCAGTTCCCCATTTTAGTTGTTTTTAACCATCTTCTTCTCCTAGGGAAATCGGTAGCTTTGCCATCTGGTGTAAGAAAGGAGCCCTTCCCCAATGCAGCCCTCCTCCTGTCCCCAAGCCCAGGACAGTCAGCCTGGGGCTGAAGCAGCTCTCGTTGGCCGACTCTGAACAGCAGTACGTATACATCGACCTCATCTACTCCTAcctggagctgggagcaggtgctgctgcatgctgttAAGGCTTTGTGGCTCATTACCTGTTAATGAGGGTCAGCTGTGTGCTGATACAATTAGCAGTGTCCAAATGAGGGGCACCTGGGGAGAAACAGCTGCAAGAAAACAGTCTGAATTGGGGCTGACCTGATGGGAAAGAGCTCTGTGGGGAAGGACCTGAGGagtcctggtggccaagaaggccaatgggatcctggagTGCATTGCccagagtgtggccagcagggtgagggagctgctcctcccctcctctgctctgccctggggaggctccatctggagcaGTAggcccagtgctgggctccccagttcaggGATGATGGGGAACTGAGCCCAGCAGAGGGTGCAGAGATGGTGGGGGCCAGGAGCACCTCCTGATGGGGACAGACTGAGAaccctggggctgtgcagctggggaggagaaggctgagaagggATGTGATCAGTACTGCTCAATATCTGAAGGGTAGGAGACAGGAGGATGGGGCTGGGCTGCATTTGGTTGTGCCCAGTGATGGGACGGGGGCACAGACCGGAGCTTTCCACCTGAACAGGAGAGAAAAGTTGTGTGGTGAGGGTAGCAGatccctggcacagctgcccagagaggtggtgggttgTCCTTCCATAGAGAGATTCGGACCTACTGGGATGTGACCCTGGGCACTgtgctgtagggaactgctttaggGGAAGTCAGACTGAGGgagctccagaggtcccttcagCCCCTGTGGATCTTTCATTCCATACTGATTCTGTAGGGCACCAGGGAAGCCCGTGGCTCAGTCTGGCTCCAGGCATGCATCGTTCACACTGCACAACTCAGCTGATGATGGCTCcagcatctacaacctctcagGTACCCACTCCTCTGTACCATAAAGCTGCACAAAGCAACATGCCCCTGCTGAAGGAGTTCTGTTCCCTTTAAACACTGGAACCCAGATAAAATCGTAGAGCTTTCTCTCAGTGAgacttctttctcctttcctgaaAGCCCTCGCCTGCTCAACGCAGTGCTCCATTTCAGGGTGGCTCCTTTGTTGCTATTAAAATCtctgcctcttttcttttcagcGATGGATGGAGTCCCTTTCACACTACACCCCAAATTCGAGCGCAGTCCCAAATCCGACAGCAGTGTGAGTGTCCCTTCAAGCTGCAGCCACGCTTTTGTTCCCCATCCcacctcagagctgctcttcaCTAAAACCCATTTAATTTCAGGCCATCCTCACTGACCTGACTGTCAAATCGCTCGCTGACATTGAGAAAGAGGTAAGTAAACACCTCATCTTCTTGGGGTGAGTGGTGGCAATGCTTCCCATTTCCCAAATCccactgtttttctctgattGTTTCCAGTACAACTACACTTTTGTAGTGGAACGGACGGCAGCCGCtcgcctccctccctccatttGCTGACACCACTCAGTGCTGTGAGGACGTGAAGCGCTGACCCACGCTCCCTCCCTAATTAAGATCCAATTACAGGAAGTGCTGAGGGACGACAATAAAGGCGTTTCTCTCATCGCCTGCCAAAGTATTTTCGTAATGGTTTTGGGATGTGCGGCTGCGATGGAGGAGTTCCTGGTGCTGTTGCTTCTGTGATTTGAagtgtggggcagagaggggtgGAAGTGTGGGGCGGTATGGGTGTGTTTATGGCGGTGTTTCTTCTCCCGTGCTTTGACAACACCGCAGCTCTACTCTGAACATCGGCTCCTGTCGGATGTTAGTGTTTCTGGTGCCACCTTTCAGCCTAATCTTCCCTTCAATGTATACTCCCCATTAAAAACATCACAAAGGAAGTCCCAGCCACATTTCAAAATACATCGGGCTTGATTTTTAGTTACCAAATTCTGTAAACGTCTCCTGGAGTGGGGCAGTACAAAACTCCCACCGGGCGCTGCATCCTGGGAACACCAAAAAGTCATTTCACAGAGGTGATTTCCACGTGAGATGGGAGGAAACTCCCTGGAGCTCAAGAGTTGCTCTCAAATCATAGGGATGATTTCTGGGGTGCCCCCCGCAGGGCCCTGGCGCTGTGTTCACGAAGGCACTTTGAGTTTTGCTCTCCCCAGCAGGAACTGAAGGATGCGGTCTGCCAACAAGGCAAGGAAGAagtctgccagcagcacctccgTGATGACGATCTTGAACTGGGAAACAAACGCAACGGTGAGCACCCATCCTCCCCCCATTGCACAAAACCTAAAACAGGTGCTGAGCAGTGAACCtctgtagctgctgctgctctgcatgctcTACTTAAAGCTATTGCCTGCTGCCTGTCAGAGCCTTAATGTTGGGAGGACAGCCTTTAGGGGGGAGCACAGCGAAGCACGGCACGCTCACCTCAGTAGGGATTTCCACCAGCCCAAATTGTTCGTTGAACTCAGGCGACGAACCCGTGAGCAGCCCCACGATGGCCAACCCTGAGAGGATGATACTCCACAGCAGCGGTTTGTTCTCCTGCAGGCTCTCCATGAAGGGATGGCCCTGAAACGCAGTGGGGAGGAACTgtcagcaggcactgctgtgctcacagaaCATTCAGGCTAGGGGATGAGGAGGAGTATGGGGCACACAGCTTGATCCAACTTGAGCCAAAAGTGGGagcttttctctgcagagcactgagcaaCCTGTAGGCTGTGATTAGAGAGGTGCAGTGCTTTGTTTGAGTGTGTCTGAGTGGCACAATTGTTCCTCTGGATGTGACCGAAGCATGGCTTGCCTTGTAGTTGATAGCAAATGTGGCCATCTGCATCGCCATCGACATGATGTACACGGTGCTGTTCACGAGGCTGGGCTCAAACTCCTTGTACAGATCCACAAACTCTTCCCTTCtaaagagagcagagctggagagatCAGCGGGATCACCAGGAGCAAAGCtttcccccaacccccccccccccaccctcaaACTGATTGGTATTATGCACAAATTAAGCTGGGCAACTGCGCTCTGCTTTCATAGCACGCTGCTGCAAGCACAGCTTGTGGGAATGGCAGAACTGGAGGGGTTGGGAGGAACTGCTGGAGGTCGTCTGTCCAACCCCTCCTGCTGAAGTAGGGAACTCTTGGCCACAGATCAAAAATCAAGtggaaagaaatatatatattttaagaaggCTTTCCAGCAGTGTCTCCattggtgttatttttttttttcccagagaaagAGCAGCATGTGATGGCTTTCTCCACTCTCCTCCTTTGAAAACGGCAGAGATGTGGCACATGGGAACGTGGGGCGATGGCTGATGATCTTAAGAGGCCTTTTCTAATTTATTATAACTTTCTTGTAACTAATaacttttctaaccttaatggCTCTAGGAtgagctgctcctgtgctggaGGAAGGGACACTTACTTGGAACCACTGCGCACCTGGGCACCGTGGTACAGGTAAACGAGGCTGAGGAAATGCACCaggaactgcagcagcactgtcagCACCGTGTAGAGGTTGAAGATGTTCGGCAGCGGGCGCTCCTTGGACAGAGTCTTCAAAGGCTGGGAGCAAAAAGCAAGCGGGGTTGGCTACAGCGGTGCAGACCTCTCCATGCAGTTTTCCACCACTCTGGGTTTGTTTGTTAATTAAAACAGCTTCATTTTGGAGAGGGGCACTCTTGCAGTAGTCCTGATATGAGAAACACAGACCGGGTGCTGTCCCAGTGCACTGCCTTCCCCGTACCTTTGACCTGGAGATGAAAAGGaagcagccagccagcagcagcccctgcagcgTGGCCTGGAAGTCGCTGAACTTCACCCCTTCCAAGTAGAGGACGCTCTGGCTGTAGGCCAGGATCAGGGCGTTCAGGGCGAGGATCTTGAACATCTGGAGTGTTGTCACGAGCGTGCAGCGACCTTGCTTGATCACGTGGCAGACTGAGGAGGAAGTGGAATCGGTTGGAAGTGGAACAGAAGAGCTTTAGGGGCTTTGTGCCTCAGCCCTCCTCTGAAGCAGTACATAGGGAGGATCAGCACAGAGCATTCCCCCCCCCGTGGGAGACCCCATCACCATGCAAACAGGCAAAGTTGTCAGCGTGGGAGCGTTTCTCACCACCCCATACCTCCCACCGTTGCTTATTCCTCAATCCCATCGAGGAATGGGGACGTGCAGAGATGCGCACCGTGAACTCAGCTCCCCCCTACACTTACTGCACTGGATAGAGGAGAGCTTGGAGGTGAAGGGGGCTGCAATGCTGGCATCACCCAGCTTCACCACTGGCACGCGGTCCTCTTCCAAATCCTTCAGCACCTGACTGATCCGCTCCTGCAGGGCAGAAGAGAAGGGCACGTTGCACGCCTTCACAGTGCTaccctcccctctcccttccaAGGCAAAGAGACGTCCCTGTGCTTGCGGCACAGCTTTGGGAATTCTAGTAAGGCAAGAAGCTGCTTTTCCCCATCCCCAGTCTGGATGAACCAGCAGTACACCCAAGAAGGAATGAAGAGTGATGACAACTAGTGGAATTTTTGACGTCTCATTACTGACCCTCTGCATGGCCAGCTGCTCCTCTCGCTGGGACATGACTCTGTGCTTGGCACCACGTGACGTGGGCTTCACCGTCCCGCTCCCCAGTGGCGCTGTGGTGGGCCTGAGGTCAGTGGGACCATCCCGAGGCCTCTTCTTCCTCTCGGGCAATCTCTCGGGAGCGTTGGCCAGCAAAGCCACTCCTGAAATAACCAAAACGTGATCTGTGAGGCAGAACGCTGCGCTTCCTTTGCTGGCAAAGTGCTTGCACCAAACAGGAATCCTGATGGTGATCTACATGTGCAGCTAGTTGTGGAGTGACTGCAGGCCTCTTACGCTGgctgaaataaaaaagctttgagaagagaaaaattagGAAGAATCTCTCTTCCATAAAGATGTGTTTGCAGCCAACTCCCACTGCCTGCTTGTACGTGCACAGTGGGTATTCCACCAGCACAGAGATCCTTTATCTAGCTTTCTGCCCCTAAATGATGTTGGTCGGATCAATACCAGCCCCAGAACAAGAGAAATTAATGTTGGTTTCGTGTGTAGAAACTGCCACCAAACTCAGTGGCACTCACATGGATGTCCTGCAGTACACTCACCTACATCCGCGTGTTTCAGAGCTCCGACATCGTTGGTCCCATCCCCGCACATCAGCGTGACGTAGCCCAGGCTCTTCAAAGTAGTGATCACAAACTCCTGCCAAAAAGAACTGCGTGGTGAGAAttggcagagcagctgagctgggcgACGCGCCTTGGCCGAGCACTGCTGTGCGGTGGGAACTCAACTGGCTTCCGAGCCACACTCCAAAAGGTTCACCCTAGGTCTTAATTTTAGGAACGTGGAGCTAAATGAGCCAGCGTGTTCAGGATAATGACAACACACATCCTGAGCTCTGTTTCTTGCTGCCAGCTGGCTTGGAGAGCATGAGAGGTTTTGCTCGTTGGCTTATAACAGCTTTAGCATTAATCATGAGAGACGCTGCTGCTGTCGTGCACCAGATGAGCTCCGTTGGCAAACCAGCAAAATTTGGGTTTTATCAACATCTCTCACCTTCTGCTTTGGTACCACTCTGGCAAACACTTGGATGTGCGGTATGAGCcgcagcagctgctgtctgtTCAGAGCCTGCAGGTGAGAGAGACCTTCTCCTGTCACACAGAGGTCGTAGTGCTGCGTCAGCTCCCGCAGGGAGGAGGGCAAAATGGGGAACACGATGGAACCATTGATGGACTGCCACTGCCAGGTGGAATCTGCAAAGAGAAGCTCTCATCGTATCCTAACACAGAGAGGTTCAGAGGACAGAGGGTTATCTCAGACTCTGGAAAGCAAATGAGCCCTTTTCATTATGAGCATCAAGCAGCCATGCTCGTAGTACGGGGCTGCAGTGTTCTAGGAGGGATTTGGCTGCCGAAGCCATTGCTGCGTGAAATCAGTCACCTTTGctggcaggaggctgcagaATCAGAGTATGTTCCCTCTGGAGGAAGTGCAGCTCCCTGGCCACGTGGCAGGCAGTCAGAGGGTTGTCTCCTGTTATCATCACTACCTGAGGGGAAAGCACAAGAGGTCAGCGTCAGTTCTGGGGGCACTGCAAAGAGTTCTGCCCAGCAGGGATGCTGGAGATGTTTCCTATGAGGTGAAGCTCAGTGCAGCACCTTCAAGAAAGGCTTTTTCTCCAGGCCACAGCAAATCCCATTGCAAAAATAACACCACATCCGcgctgcttcccttccttcatCACAGGGAACCCTTTGCCTTCGCTCCAAAGGCACTGAAATTCCACATCCCCAGAGCTATGGCTGCCAGCaaggccaggatgctgctgcccGCGATGCTTACGTGGTGCGACGCGTTCTGGATCTCCCTGATGACGGACCTGGAGTCCGTTTTGAGAGGGCAGGAAACCACAATGAAGCCAGCAAAGCGAAGGTCGCACTCTAGAGCTTCACGCTTCATCTCTCGCACCTGCCACAGCAAATGGGGAAAACTGGAGCACTGCCCGATGCTTCACCACAGCTGTCTTGTCTGCTGATGGGTGCTTCTTTGCAATGAAAGCAtcatttggaagaaaatctgTGCTCTGAGAAGTGCAAAGCAACTCCAGCTCATCCTCAGCTGCTCTACAAGGAAGACCTCTCTTGGAGGTAAAGCTCCAGTGATGGCCCTGAAAAGTGTTGTGCACACTCATCCCCATCTAATAGGAGGTTTGCAGGTAAGAAGTTCAGCGCTGGGCTTCCACAAGGGAAGAGCTGTTGCTTTACAGACAGGAAAGCAGAAGTACTACTCGGTGAAGATATAATTGGGAGCACCTCACTGAGGCCACGCTCTTCCCAGAAGGCCCAAATTGTAAAAATCAACAGTTATCACAAGTTTGGGCATCCACAAACCCAAAGACACCCCCCCCCAACAAACTCTTCCACAACCAAGCTCGTGccatctctgttttcctttaagaGACAGAAGGATTtaagctccattttttttttctcaaggttgaaaaagaaagcataccTGCTGGTGAGTGAGGTGCCCCAGTTCCTTGTAGCCCAGGGCCAGCACTCGTGCCCCCTCATGCGAGATTTCAGTGTGCACAGCGTTGTAGTTGCTTGGGCACTGAGATAACTGGAGAAGGTGTGGGGAAAAGTCACATTAATATCGTCCCGAAGATGTAGAATGTTCCGGTATTTCACATTAAAtatggtggggggggggtcctgttCAAACAAGAGCAAAAGTGGAGGAACCAGTTCTGTCAAGCAGAAGGCACGGGGTACAAGCAGAGCAGAACCCCCACATTGAATTGGGGTTAGGCTGGAATTCCCCCCCAGTGGGGTTTGGGTTCAAGGTATGCTCTTTCCAGGACAAAATCCCCGTGTCCTGAACCCAGGTTATAGGGTGAAATTCCCACATCCTCCATCTGGGTTCCAGGACAAAATCCCCTCATCCCAACCCCAGGTTCCAGGATAAAATCCCTTTGTTCCACATCCAGCTATTAGGGTAAAATCCCCATGTCCTGCATCAGGGTTCTAAGACAAGATCCCTCTGTCTTGCCTCTGGGTTCCAGGACAAAAATCCCCATGTCCTGAATCCGGGTTCTAGGACAGAATCCCCACATCCAAGTTCTAGGACAAACTCTCTACATCCTGAATCCAGCTTCCAGGACAAAAACCCCCCACAATCCTGCATCCAGTTTCCAGACTTGGTGGGTTCAAAGCGAGGTGTGAGGGCACGAGCCCACGTGCCACAGAAGGCCCTCAGCGTCCTGGAGAGCTGCGCTCACCATTTTGTGCAGCGTCTCCGGAGCCCCTTTCACAGCTGCAATGTAACAGAGATCAGCAGCGCCGATCTTCTCGTACGATGCCAAGACAGACATTCTTTTCAGGGCACTGGCAAAATGAAAGCGCTGGTGAATTTTCAGTCCCTGAGTTTTAATACTTCTGGGGAAAACTTTCTCATCTGGAAACAAAGAGATCAGGAAATCCTGAAAGGTTTCTCGGTAGCAGAAGCAACATCCCTCCCCTTCAGGTCACGATCACGTTTCCACCACTCCAATCTGCATCCCACCCCCATTGCATGGAGAGCAATCAAAATTAAAGGCACCAACCAGAGCGTGCCGTGGCAGATGGGAATGCCCACAGCCCTGAGAACGGATTTTTGCTATTCACTGTCCCCTAAATTTGCAGCATGAGGATTTCTGCTGCCCCAAATGTGGGGGCACACAGCTAAGATTCTCTATTTGCAAGATGCCGGCACGAGTCGTGGGAAGTGGCTGTAGATCAGGTAATTCTACGCTCAGATCTGACAACAGCGTTACCACCATCCATCCTCCCCAAACGCATAAAGATTTTACCTTTGGTCAGGGTCCAGTCCACCGCCATCAGCATCGCCTTCTCCAACGGATCCCCCACCAACGTCCCATCATCCAACTGCACGAGCGAGTGGCACGTAGCGATGGCTCGGTGGGTTTCTATAGGAATGTCAGAGACGGGCGTCACTTCCTTCCCATCCCTGCGGCACAAAAGAAGACCGCCCGTGTTATCAGccctgttccaatgctctgAAACAGATCTGGGGATTTTTCCCAGCCCAGTCTTCCCCCCCTAAAATTCATATTCTGTGATGGTAAACAGTGGAGCTGCTTATGGCAAGGTGACAGCTGTGGGAAGCCTGGCTCTGTTGGCCAATGCCCATCGTTTCAGTCACTTCTACAGAGCAGATTTGAGCAGAGCACTCCAAAAAAAGAGCCTGAATTAACACGTTTAAACAGCTATGCAATAAAAGGGCGAGAGATCTCCCTGttccaagcactgcagaaacTAAGAAGGAAGCCAAGATGATTAAATTCAGCAAGTCTTTTTCTCCGTCCCCCACACCCACCTGAGCCCAGCCACTCCTCTCACCACCAGGTGGTCGCTGGTCAGCGTGCCGGTTTTGTCAAAGCAGCAAACCTCCACTTTGCCCGCAAAAGGGATGCGGAAGGGCTCTGTGCAGTACACATCTtggagggagaagagggaaattCTGTTACAGGTCTGCTGGCACAAAGCAGGGAGAGCTCGGTGGCTTTTCAACACAAGGCAAAAGGTATCAGTGCAGCACTCGGAGTCAACGAGCTCCCCACTCTGAATTTCTGTGGTGTTTAAAACCAATTTGGCAGCAAAGCCATCCCGCACTGAAGATGGTGAATTCCCATTGTTTCTGCCTTCGTTTGGTACTCACAGAGTTTGGCCAAAGCGATGAGGGAGGTGTTGACGGCCAGAGAGAGCTCAATGGGAAGTTCAGGTGGAACAACAGACGTCAGTATTAACGTACACTCAAGGAAAAGCTTGTAGCGATTCCTGCTGGGATCCTTGGTGCCTGTGGGGCAAGAGAAGTCCTGtacctcctgccccacagaacTAAGAGCAGTGCCCCAGAGAAACACACCTACCTAGGAGGAGCTGTGGGAGGGCAAGAAAAGCAGCCAGAATGCAGTGTGGGCCCTATCCTGAAAACTGGAGCTGCCTAACCCAGCTACACTCTCAGAAATTACAACTGCCTTTCCCACAGCTCTGGCCAGGTCCTGTGCAGGGAGCTGGAAGAGGCAAGGAAGAAGCTCACCTTCTATCCAGACG
This DNA window, taken from Gallus gallus isolate bGalGal1 chromosome 30, bGalGal1.mat.broiler.GRCg7b, whole genome shotgun sequence, encodes the following:
- the MVB12A gene encoding multivesicular body subunit 12A, with amino-acid sequence MAAEEEAAPLSGVGWAAGPESAPAGWSVITTSVEGSAANLGKGFGHKGGYLCVSTAAPGSAGPVVTDVQVLSDRNPQPAGYSRAPEFPEPRSGVSRKKRLYVRLQPRGAAETAVFDIKLSGKSRAVPQYMKIGEIGSFAIWCKKGALPQCSPPPVPKPRTVSLGLKQLSLADSEQQAPGKPVAQSGSRHASFTLHNSADDGSSIYNLSAMDGVPFTLHPKFERSPKSDSSAILTDLTVKSLADIEKEYNYTFVVERTAAARLPPSIC